One genomic region from Muriicola soli encodes:
- a CDS encoding GDP-L-fucose synthase family protein, with amino-acid sequence MPEKILITGGTGMVGKNILEHPKAQDYEILHPSSKELNLLSKEQVKEYLTKYHPDVIIHAAGLVGGIQANMANPVGFLVQNLDMARNLIGVAYELKIPKLLNIASSCMYPRRAANPLKESMILTGELEPTNEGYALAKIFGTRLCEYISKEDTQLSYKTLIPCNLYGKFDKFDPKNSHMLPAVIRKIDQAVQQQNNEVEIWGDGESRREFMYSEDLADFIFYAMPRFEKLPQNLNVGLGFDYSINEYYATIAKILGYKGGFKHDLSKPVGMKRKLIDNSALKNFGWQAKTSLEEGILKTYQYYKTLENDKL; translated from the coding sequence ATGCCTGAAAAAATCCTTATTACCGGAGGAACCGGAATGGTCGGAAAGAACATTCTGGAGCATCCTAAAGCCCAAGACTATGAAATCCTGCATCCGAGCAGTAAGGAACTAAACCTGCTAAGTAAGGAGCAGGTGAAGGAGTATTTGACAAAATACCATCCTGATGTCATTATCCACGCTGCAGGTCTGGTAGGAGGAATACAAGCTAATATGGCTAATCCTGTAGGATTTCTTGTCCAGAATCTCGACATGGCGAGAAACCTGATAGGAGTAGCATATGAACTAAAAATTCCGAAACTTCTCAATATAGCCAGTTCCTGTATGTATCCGAGGAGAGCTGCGAACCCCTTAAAGGAGTCAATGATACTCACTGGAGAGCTTGAACCTACAAATGAAGGCTACGCTCTAGCCAAAATATTCGGTACCCGTTTGTGTGAATATATCAGCAAAGAAGACACACAATTGTCCTATAAAACATTGATTCCTTGTAATCTCTACGGTAAATTCGACAAATTTGATCCTAAAAACTCCCATATGCTTCCAGCTGTAATCAGGAAGATAGACCAGGCAGTTCAACAGCAAAATAATGAGGTGGAAATATGGGGAGATGGCGAGAGCAGGAGGGAATTCATGTATTCAGAAGATCTTGCTGATTTTATATTTTATGCAATGCCTAGATTTGAAAAATTACCACAGAATCTCAATGTAGGCTTGGGCTTCGACTATTCAATCAACGAATACTATGCAACCATAGCCAAGATTTTGGGATATAAGGGAGGGTTCAAACACGATTTGTCTAAACCCGTGGGGATGAAAAGGAAATTGATAGATAACTCCGCACTGAAAAATTTTGGATGGCAAGCGAAAACATCTCTCGAAGAAGGGATCTTAAAAACGTATCAGTATTATAAAACTCTTGAGAATGACAAATTATAA
- a CDS encoding DegT/DnrJ/EryC1/StrS family aminotransferase, whose product MTNYKLASSTWDDAEIKAIQSVIDRDMYTMSDSVKQFESEFADYVGSKYCVMVNSGSSANLLAIAALFYTKKPKLKRGDEVIVPAVSWSTTYFPLYQYGLKLKFVDVDLKTLNYDLDALEEAVTESTKMILAVNLLGNPNDFRKIKKIIGSKDILLFEDNCESMGATFENKHAGTFGIMGSFSTFFSHHISTMEGGLIVTDDEELYHILLSTRAHGWTRNLPDDNRVSPRGSDWFLESFRFVLPGYNLRPLEMSGAIGIEQLKKLPGFIDQRRKNAAYFTSKFKNHPHFLIQQDTDKSSWFGFSLIIKPDSPLDRASIIDKLNKNGIESRPIVTGDFTKNEVLRYFDYEIHESLSNAKYLDKKGFFVGNHQIPLNKEIDHLYEVLRG is encoded by the coding sequence ATGACAAATTATAAATTAGCTTCTTCTACCTGGGATGATGCAGAAATTAAGGCTATCCAGTCTGTAATTGACAGGGACATGTATACGATGTCTGATAGTGTTAAGCAGTTTGAATCTGAGTTTGCCGATTACGTGGGTTCGAAATACTGCGTGATGGTTAATTCTGGCTCCTCTGCCAACTTATTGGCAATCGCTGCACTATTCTATACTAAAAAGCCAAAATTAAAACGTGGCGATGAGGTAATTGTACCGGCTGTTTCCTGGTCTACCACCTATTTCCCTTTATATCAATACGGCCTGAAGTTGAAATTTGTGGATGTAGACCTTAAGACCCTTAATTATGATCTGGACGCTCTGGAAGAAGCCGTCACTGAATCCACGAAAATGATCCTTGCCGTAAATCTCCTGGGAAATCCGAATGATTTTAGAAAGATAAAAAAGATCATTGGGTCAAAAGATATTTTGCTCTTTGAAGACAATTGCGAGTCCATGGGTGCTACCTTCGAAAACAAACATGCCGGTACCTTTGGGATTATGGGGAGTTTTTCTACCTTCTTTTCCCACCATATTTCTACTATGGAAGGAGGTCTAATTGTTACTGATGACGAAGAATTATATCATATACTGCTATCCACAAGGGCCCATGGTTGGACGAGAAACTTACCTGATGACAATCGGGTTTCACCTAGAGGATCAGATTGGTTTCTGGAATCATTTCGGTTTGTCCTTCCCGGATATAATTTAAGACCCCTGGAAATGAGCGGGGCCATCGGAATTGAGCAACTAAAGAAACTTCCCGGTTTTATTGATCAAAGGAGGAAGAACGCGGCTTATTTCACCAGTAAATTTAAAAACCATCCTCATTTCCTGATTCAGCAGGATACGGATAAGAGCAGTTGGTTCGGTTTTAGTCTTATTATTAAACCCGATTCGCCTCTTGACAGAGCATCGATTATCGATAAATTAAATAAAAATGGGATAGAATCCAGACCCATTGTGACCGGGGATTTTACAAAGAATGAAGTACTCCGATACTTTGATTATGAGATTCACGAATCGCTTTCTAACGCAAAATATCTTGATAAGAAAGGTTTTTTTGTAGGAAATCACCAAATCCCGCTAAACAAGGAAATCGATCATTTGTATGAAGTTCTTCGAGGATAG